The sequence GCCGATGACCACTTCGCCGGTCGCGATGCCGATGTGCACTTCGATCGTGGGCCCGAGGCGCTTCTCGACCGCTTCGGACACCTGCGCGGTTGCGTCGAGCACGGCGAGGCCCGCGCTGACCGCGCGCACCGCGTCGTCCTCGTGCGCGTTCGGATAGCCGAAGTAGGCGAGCAGGCCGTCGCCGAGCAGCCGCGCGACGCAGCCTTCGACGCGCTCGATCTCCTTTGTCCACAGCGCGAAGCAGTGGTCGACGATCTCGCGCAGGTCTTCCGCGTCCACGCGCCGCGACAGCGCGGTCGAGCCGACGAGATCGCAGTACATGATGGCGATCTGGCGGCGCTCGGGCTGCGGCGCAGTCGTGTAAGAAGAAGTGGGTTGGAGCGCCGCTGCCGGAGGCGGCTCAGTCGCGATGAGCGCCGTGCCGCACCCGCCGCAGTAGCGATGGCCGGGCGGATTGACGAAGCCGCAAGGGCAGGTGATCCCGAGCGCCTTGCCGCAGCCGCCGCAGAACTTCGCATCTCGTGCCGCGATCTCGAATCCGCAATACGGACAGTGCATGCCGCGCCAATAGCCTGAAGCGTCGGGCGATGATAACGCTATATGACGGGCCCGGTTCCGAAGAGCGCCGGGTGCACGCGCATCGTCACGTACGCGAGCGCGACACCGCCGGCGATCGCCATGACGTCGTACTTCCACGCGGGGACGAAGGCTTTGACGGCACGACGCCGGATCGCCGAGGCGAGCGCGACGACCGAATACGCGGCGAAGCTGCCGAAGAGCACCGTGCCGGTGAGATCGCCGTTCGCCAGCAGATGGGTGAGCGACCAGATCAGCAGCCCGAGCAGCATCGGGTGCCTGAGCCCGCTGCGCACGTGGCCCCGCATGTTGGCTGCGGCGAAGAGAACGAAAGCGAGGGTGACCGCGAGCGGCGCCGCGCTGCGTGCCGTGGCCCACGGTGTGAAGATCTGCACGCGGTCGGGACGCAGGTGATAGCCGACCATGATGAGGATGAGGCCGACCGCCGCGACGGCCGCGAACAGGCCGCGATAAGGCTTGTCGCCGAGGCGCGCGACGAGCCGCGCGCGCAAAGCCGTCGCCACCGGCACCAGGTGTATGCCGATGAAAAGCACCAGGCCGACGATCATGAGGGTCATACGGGTGTCCTCAGGCGTTGTGAATTCCGGCGCACACGCCGTATGGTAGCGCGGTGAAAACCGTCCGATCGGTGTTCGTGCTGGCGACGCTGCTGCAATCGTGCGCTTACGCGGCGACGGCCTCGCGCGAGCTCGTGCATCCGTTTCCGCCGGGCGGCCCGGCGGAAGTCGTCGGCGCGACGCGGGCGAGCCGTACGCTGCGTGCGATGCAGCGCTACGCCGCACCCGCGTTCACCGACGTGCTCGCGATGCACGTCGCGCAAACGCTGCGGGAGGACCGTTCCGAGCCGGTTACGGTGACGCGGCAGCACAGGCGCGGCGGCAGCGCGGCGGCTCTGGCCGTCGCCAGCTCGCCGCCGGACGGCCGCACTCTGCTGCTCGCGACGGTGCCGGCGACGCCGGTGCGCGCTCAGGCGGGCATACCGGAGCGGGTGGAGCGGATCGCGGCCGTCGGCCGGATGCCGTATGTGTGGGTGTCGCAGAGCGGGACGCACGATCTCGCGGGGTTGCTGCGTGGAGGCACGACGCGATTGCTCGTCGGCCATCCGGGGGAGCGCACGGCCGCGTACCGGCCCCTCGCGCGCCTGCGCTCGGATCCGGTGATCGCGCTCGAGCCCGTCGCCTACAACGGCGGCATCGCCGCGCTCAATGCGCTCGCGGGGGCACAGGTGGCCGCGGCGCTGGTGCCGCTCCCGGCGGTGCTGCCTTATGCGTCGGGACAGATCCGCTTCCTCGCGATCGCCGACCGGGAGCGCTATGCGAGCCTCCCCGACGTACCGACGACGCGCGAAGCGGGTCTACAGGATGCGGAAGCGGTCGTCGCTTTCGCGGTATTCGCGCCGCCGGCCACGCCGGCGGCGCTCGTACGTCCCGTCGCCGCCGCGTTGTCACGCGTGGCCGAAACGCCGGGGGCGCGAGCGCTCTTTCTCGATTACGGCGTGCGCCTGGAATACAGCGCAGCCGGCCGTTAGCCCATGGCGGCCGTGCGCTCGCGCTCGTTGAACGCGGCGCCGGGCGTGGTGGAAAAGTCCAGCGGGCGCACTTCGATCGTGCCGCCGACCGGCAGCGTCGGGATGCGCGCGGCGAGCGCCAGCGCTTCGTCGAGGTCCTGGCACTCGACGACGTGATAGCCGCCGAGCTGCTCGCGCGTCTCGGCGTAAGGCCCGTCGGTGATGAACGGCTTGCCGTTCTTCACCCGCACGGTGGTCGAAGCCGCGCTGGGCTTGAGCTTGCCCCCGGCGAGGTACTGGCCTTGGGCGGTCAGGGCGTCCACCCACGCGCCGTAGTCGCGCATGACGCGATCGCGCGCCTCGCCCGGAATCGCGTTCCACGCCTGCTCTTCGAAACAGCACATGAAGAGGTATTGCATCGCGATCTCCTTATTTTCCGCTCGACTCGACGATGACCATCCACATCACGCCGAACTTGTCGGTCACCATGCCGAAGCTCGAGGCGAAGAAGGTCTTGATCAGCGGCTGCATCACCTGGCCGCCTTGCGACAGCGCGGAGAAGAGCGTCTGCGCCTCGGCGTCGGTCCCGGGCGAGAGCGACAGCGCGAAGCCCTTGAAATCGGGCTTGCCGCTGCACATGCCGTCGGAGGCCATCACGAGCGTCTCGCCGACGCGGAACGAGGAGTGCATGACCTTGTCGCCGGAATTGGGCGGCGTGCAGCCTTCCTTCGGCGGCTCGGGGCTGTCCTTGTAGCGCATGAGCATCTGCACCTCGGCGCCGATCGCCTGCTTGTAGAACTCGAGCGCTTCCTCTGTGCGCCCTTCGAAAAAAAGGTAGGACTCTACTTTCATCGCGGTCTCCTGAATTCGTCATCGCGAGGCGCCGAAGGCGCCGTGGCGATCCCGCATTGCGTTACGAGCGTCTCGGGATTGCTTCGTCGCTGCCGCTCCTCGCAATGACCGTTGGTCATTTGTTCGAGATCTTCGCGCGCAGGCGCTCTTCCTGCTCGCGCAGCTCGGGCGTGAACTCGGCGCCGAAGTCATCGGCCTCGAAAACCTGCCTGAGCTCGATCTCGGATTCGCCGGGCATCGGGTTCGGGCAGCGTTTCAGCCACTCGATCGCCTCTTCCTTCGACTTCACCTGCCACAGCCAGAATCCCGCGATGAGCTCCTTGGTCTCGGGGAACGGGCCGTCGATGACGGTGCGCTTGTCCCCCGAGAAACGCACGCGCGCGCCCTTGGAGCTCGGGTGCAGCCCCTCGCCGGCGAGCATGATGCCGGCGTTGACCAGCTCTTCATTGTACTGGCCCATCGCGGCGAGGAGCTTCTCGTCGGGCATCACGCCCGCTTCGGAATCCTTCGTCGCTTTCACGATCACCATGAACCGCATCTTCGTCTCCTTGTTTGTGCGAGGCTGTTGCTCACTCACCAGTCGAACGGCGCCGCGCAATTTCGACATATTCCTGCAGAGGGCGAATCGCGCGCACTTCGATCGAACCCACACGAGCGGGCGGAATGCGTTCCGCGATACGAATCGCGTCGTTGAGGTCGCGTGCGTCGACGAGGAAGAAGCCGCCGAGCTGCTCCTTGGTCTCGGCGAAAGGCCCGTCGGTCGTCGTCGCTTTGCCGTTGCGCACCCGCACCGTGACCGCGGTATTCACCGGGTGCAGCGGCTCGGCGGCGATGTAGTGGTTCGAGCGCTTGAGCTCTTCGATGTATTCGACGCTGTCGTTCACGAGCTCCGAGAATTCGGCGGCCGGCAGCGCGTCCCGCTTCGTTTCCTCGATGTAGACCAGGCACAGATATTTCACACCGCTCCTCCGCTTCGCTTCGGGCGCAAAGGCCCGCTTATGCGCCTGCCGGCGCTACGTCCTATTCGAAGCGCACCGCGTTGATCGGCGGGAAGTGCGCCGAGACGCACTGCCACGAATCACCGCGGTTCTCCGAGATCCACAGGCCGCCGGTCGTCGAGCCGATCGCGACGCGCTCGCCCGATTCGTCGACGTCGAGGCCGTGGCGGTAGACCAGATCGTACGCCGGCACGGCCGGCAGCCCTTCCCGCAGCGCTTCGAACGTGCGGCCGCCGTCGCGCGTGCGCGTCACCGCGAACTCGCCGCGGACCGGCACGCGCTGCTCGTCCTTGATCGCCGGCACGAACCACGCGGTGTCGCCGTCCTTCGGGTCCACTGCGACCGCGAAGCCGAACTTCGAGAGCGCGGGCTTCTCGATCGTCTCCCAGTTCAAAGCGCCGTCGGTCGAGCGGAACATCGCGTTGTGGTGCTGTATCCACATCCGGTCGGGGTCGGCTGCGCACGCGACCATGCGGTGCACGTCCTGCATGATCGGGTCTTCGCGCCGGTCCGGCGGCATGTACTCCGCGAACAAACCCTTGGAGCGCACCGCCCACGTCTCCCCGCGGTCGCGCGATTCCCAGACGCCGCCGGTCGATACCGCGATGAGGATGCGGCGGCTGTCGCGCGGGTCGACGACGATCGAATGGATGCCCGGCGAATCGTAGCCGCCGCCCATCCATTCCAGGCGCTGCGGCATGTCCCACAGCGATCTGACCAGCGACCACGAGTGGCCGCGGTCGGCCGAGCGAAAGAGTCCGCCGGGAATCGTTCCCGCCCAGAGCACGCCGGGCTCGTCGCCGCCGGCCGGTTCGAGCGTCCACACCAGGTGCAGCTTCCACGCCGGTCCCGGCGCGTTCTCGGGCTGCGCCGGATAGGCGGGCGTCGCCTGCTCTTCCCACGTCTTGCCGCCGTCCACCGAGCGGCGCATCTTCACGCCGAAGTGCCCGAGATTGAGCGAGGCGTACAGCGTGCCGTCGCGGCGGTCGTGCAGCACCGCGGTCACCGGGTCGCCGAGAAAAGCCGGCTCGCCGAACGACCAGCGGCCGCCGCGCTTCTCGATGGTGAAGAGGCCTTTACGCGTGCCTACGTACAGTCTGTCGCTCATGGGTTCTCCTGGGATGTTCAGCCGCCGGACAGCGCCTGCAGCACGCAGATCTCGCTGTCGGCGCTCACCGGGTCGCCGAGCGTGCGCCGGTGACCGTCGACGTAGATGTGGACGTGCTTGCGGACGTGGCCCTGCTCGTCGAGCACGTAGTCGCGCACCTGCGGCTGCGCTTTGAATACGGCGGCCAGCGCCTGGGCGACGGTCGAGCCGGCGACTTCCGACTCGGGGACCGCGACGTAGCGCTGCAGGTTGGATGTGAAAAGTACTCGGGGCATGTCTCGAAGTCTCGCTTACCTCCTAGTCGAACGGCGCCCGGCCGATTCGACAGGGCCGCATAAAAAATTGCGGCGCTAGCCGCTTTTGGGGTGTTTTTGCGCCCGGAGCGCAGCGGAGGAGCGGTGTAGATCTTTTTCCAGGCTTTGCAGGCGGCCCTGCAGGAACTGCCGCTCCGGCGCCAGGCGCGTGAGCTCCAGCGCCCGCCGGTAGGAGGCGCGCGCATCCTCGGTCTTGCCGAGGCGCCGGCAGAGGTCGGCGCGGGCGGAGTGGGCGAGGTGATAGCCGTCGAGCTCGCCCTGTTCGAGCAGGGCGTCGACGAGTTCGAGGCCCGCCGCCGGTCCGTCCCGCATCGCGACAGCGACCGCGCGGTTGAGCTCGACGACCGGGGAGGGCGTCATGCGGGCGAGCACGTCGTACAGCGCCACGATCTGCCTCCAGTCGGTCGCGCTCGGCGTCGGCGCTTCCGCATGGACCGCCGCGATCGCCGCCTGGATCGCATACGGCCCGAAGCCGCGCGTGCCCAGCGCGCGCTCGATCAGTGCGATGCCTTCGCGGATGTACTCGCGATTCCACAGCGAACGGTCCTGCTCGTCGAGCAGGACGATCTCGCCGGACGCCGTGGTGCGCGCCGCGCGCCGCGATTCCTGGATCAGCATGAGCGCGAGCAGCCCCATGACCTCGGGCTCGGGCAGGAGCTCGAGGAGGAGACGCCCGAGACGGATCGCTTCGGCCGACAGGTCGTGGCGCGTGAGCTCTTCGCCGGAGGACGCCGAGTAGCCTTCGTTGAAGACGAGGTAGACCACGCGCAGCACCGATTCGATGCGGTCGGGCAGGTCCTCTTTCGCCGGCACCTGATAGGGGATCCTGGCGTCGCGGATCTTCGCCTTGGCGCGCACGATGCGCTGCGCGATCGTGCTCGGGCTCGCGAGGAAAGCGCGCGCGATCTCTTCGGTGGCGAGGCCGCAGATCTCGCGCAGCGTCAGCGCGACCTGCGCGTCGGGCTGGATCGCGGGGTGGCAGCACGTGAAGATCAGCCGCAGGCGGTCGTCCTCGACGCCGTCGGCGTCGGTCTCGGGCGCGATCTCGTCCTCGGGGCCGAGCTCGCGCGCCATCTCGGCGACGCTCTCGTCGAACTTCGCGCGGCGGCGGATGCGGTCGATCGCCTTGAAGCGTCCCGCGGAGACGAGCCACGCGCGAGGATTGTCCGGCACCCCGTCGCGCGCCCACTGCTCGACGGCCGCGGTGAACGCGTCGTGCAGCGCTTCCTCGGCGAGGTCGAAGCCGCCGAGCAGGCGGATCAGCGTCGCGAGCACGCGGCGCGATTCGGCGCGGTAGATCGCGTCGACAGTTTTCTGGATGTCGCTCATGTAAAAGTCAAAAGCATTAACCGCAAAGGACGCAAAGGACGCAAAGGACGCAAAGGAAAACCGAAGCAACATTCCCTCCCCCTCAGGGGAGGGTTAGGGTGGGGGCGGTTTGTTACGGAATGACGGGCAGCATTATGTATGACTGCTGCTCCGCCCCGAAGTGCAGCGTCGTTTTCCCGCCGAAGATCGCGGCGGGACGATCCCGCGGATCGTCGTGCAGGAACGGCCCGCAACCCCTCAGCTCGTTCTTGAAGTTGGAGAGCCGCGCGCCGGTGGATTTCGCGAACTCGTAGTCGCGGCCGCGCACCGTGAGCGCGACGCGGTGACCGGCGGGCACGACGATGGACGTCGGCCACAGCTCGACGTCGAGCTGCACGATCTCGCCGGGTTTCAGCGGCTGCCGTTCGTCGTGCGTGTGATACGGCCGCCACGGCTGCGAGAGGTTTTCGTCGAGCTTGCGGTGCGACGCGCGCAGCCAGCCTTGCGCGATGGGGGT is a genomic window of Burkholderiales bacterium containing:
- a CDS encoding VOC family protein, giving the protein MKVESYLFFEGRTEEALEFYKQAIGAEVQMLMRYKDSPEPPKEGCTPPNSGDKVMHSSFRVGETLVMASDGMCSGKPDFKGFALSLSPGTDAEAQTLFSALSQGGQVMQPLIKTFFASSFGMVTDKFGVMWMVIVESSGK
- a CDS encoding YciI family protein is translated as MKYLCLVYIEETKRDALPAAEFSELVNDSVEYIEELKRSNHYIAAEPLHPVNTAVTVRVRNGKATTTDGPFAETKEQLGGFFLVDARDLNDAIRIAERIPPARVGSIEVRAIRPLQEYVEIARRRSTGE
- a CDS encoding RNA polymerase sigma factor, producing MSDIQKTVDAIYRAESRRVLATLIRLLGGFDLAEEALHDAFTAAVEQWARDGVPDNPRAWLVSAGRFKAIDRIRRRAKFDESVAEMARELGPEDEIAPETDADGVEDDRLRLIFTCCHPAIQPDAQVALTLREICGLATEEIARAFLASPSTIAQRIVRAKAKIRDARIPYQVPAKEDLPDRIESVLRVVYLVFNEGYSASSGEELTRHDLSAEAIRLGRLLLELLPEPEVMGLLALMLIQESRRAARTTASGEIVLLDEQDRSLWNREYIREGIALIERALGTRGFGPYAIQAAIAAVHAEAPTPSATDWRQIVALYDVLARMTPSPVVELNRAVAVAMRDGPAAGLELVDALLEQGELDGYHLAHSARADLCRRLGKTEDARASYRRALELTRLAPERQFLQGRLQSLEKDLHRSSAALRAQKHPKSG
- a CDS encoding NnrU family protein, coding for MTLMIVGLVLFIGIHLVPVATALRARLVARLGDKPYRGLFAAVAAVGLILIMVGYHLRPDRVQIFTPWATARSAAPLAVTLAFVLFAAANMRGHVRSGLRHPMLLGLLIWSLTHLLANGDLTGTVLFGSFAAYSVVALASAIRRRAVKAFVPAWKYDVMAIAGGVALAYVTMRVHPALFGTGPVI
- a CDS encoding MoaD/ThiS family protein; translation: MPRVLFTSNLQRYVAVPESEVAGSTVAQALAAVFKAQPQVRDYVLDEQGHVRKHVHIYVDGHRRTLGDPVSADSEICVLQALSGG
- a CDS encoding exo-alpha-sialidase, which produces MSDRLYVGTRKGLFTIEKRGGRWSFGEPAFLGDPVTAVLHDRRDGTLYASLNLGHFGVKMRRSVDGGKTWEEQATPAYPAQPENAPGPAWKLHLVWTLEPAGGDEPGVLWAGTIPGGLFRSADRGHSWSLVRSLWDMPQRLEWMGGGYDSPGIHSIVVDPRDSRRILIAVSTGGVWESRDRGETWAVRSKGLFAEYMPPDRREDPIMQDVHRMVACAADPDRMWIQHHNAMFRSTDGALNWETIEKPALSKFGFAVAVDPKDGDTAWFVPAIKDEQRVPVRGEFAVTRTRDGGRTFEALREGLPAVPAYDLVYRHGLDVDESGERVAIGSTTGGLWISENRGDSWQCVSAHFPPINAVRFE
- a CDS encoding tripartite tricarboxylate transporter substrate-binding protein, translated to MKTVRSVFVLATLLQSCAYAATASRELVHPFPPGGPAEVVGATRASRTLRAMQRYAAPAFTDVLAMHVAQTLREDRSEPVTVTRQHRRGGSAAALAVASSPPDGRTLLLATVPATPVRAQAGIPERVERIAAVGRMPYVWVSQSGTHDLAGLLRGGTTRLLVGHPGERTAAYRPLARLRSDPVIALEPVAYNGGIAALNALAGAQVAAALVPLPAVLPYASGQIRFLAIADRERYASLPDVPTTREAGLQDAEAVVAFAVFAPPATPAALVRPVAAALSRVAETPGARALFLDYGVRLEYSAAGR
- a CDS encoding YciI family protein produces the protein MRFMVIVKATKDSEAGVMPDEKLLAAMGQYNEELVNAGIMLAGEGLHPSSKGARVRFSGDKRTVIDGPFPETKELIAGFWLWQVKSKEEAIEWLKRCPNPMPGESEIELRQVFEADDFGAEFTPELREQEERLRAKISNK
- a CDS encoding YciI family protein gives rise to the protein MQYLFMCCFEEQAWNAIPGEARDRVMRDYGAWVDALTAQGQYLAGGKLKPSAASTTVRVKNGKPFITDGPYAETREQLGGYHVVECQDLDEALALAARIPTLPVGGTIEVRPLDFSTTPGAAFNERERTAAMG